gcgccaCGTCGAACGCCGGCACGTACAGCGCCGTCCGGGGCCACGTCGGGTACTGGTCGAACCACCCGAAGTCGaagctctcctcctcctcctcggccgccGCGGTCACCGTCGTGATCGCCGCGGGGTCGGCCAGACCGATGACAGGCTTCTGCTCATGTTCCTCCTCCTGCTCTTGCTCCGGCGCTTCAGGCCCTTGCTCGGGCTGGCACTCCACCGGCGTGCCAGGCTCGGGCTTGGGGTCCACCAGCCGCGGGGAGGACTTGTTGGGGTGGCAGCCGGTCTTGGGCGCCGGCCACGGGTGGTTGTGATCGTAGGAGTAGGTGACGAGCAGCACGGTGGGGTCGGCGCGGCTGCGCTCCACCTGCTTCCTCGCCGGGCACCCCTTGGAGCTGCTGCAGCGGTAGTACCCCCTGAACACAACACGCGACAGCAATTCACACAAATCAGACGAGCCTATACTTACTTAGTAAGTGATAATTTAATTCCCACAAATTACCAGCCTGTCCTGCAAAGCTGTATCTACGCGTAGTACTTACCGCGGGTAGGGGGATCCCTTGATGGGCTTCTGGCCGTACTTGCGCCACGCCCAcgagtccggcggcggcgggccctCGCCGTTGGTCTTGGCCCGCTCGCCGCACTCGGCAATCGGCACCGACACCACCCTCTTCTCCACAGATCTCCGGCTGCAAGAAATCGGCAAACAAACATACTCAATCCTCCGTTGTTTCAAGAAGAGTAAACCAATACTAATCGAGATTCGAGTGGTTCCATGGATCGAGATGTGCATGTGTGTATGTACCTCCGCTTGGGCGGCGGCAGCGGGGACGAGGGCGAGGGTTGGTCGCGCTTGCTCTGGCCTCCGCCGGGCGACTCGGCGTCGGCGGGCGGCTGCTCGTCGACGGAGTCGGCCCGCGGCGAGTCCGTGCCCGTGCTGCAGTCCGACATCGGCGGCGCCTAGCCTAGCCTAGGTATCCACGCCCGGCCCCGGCGGAATCGGATACGGGCGGAGCTATCTAGCCTCTGGACTCGTAACAGAAGTCCCGGCCCGgcggctggctggctggctggctgcccCGGATAAAAAGCTCAAAGCGAAACCAAACCCCACTTTCCGAAAGCGTATATATCTGTGGGCTGGGCTTTGGTGATGATCACTGGCTACCGCAACAGAGTGTACTATCAGGGCGAGGGgaacggaggaggagggggtgtaGTAGTACAGGGCCGGGTCGAGTGATGGGGGGATGGTGGAAATGGTGgcggatggatggatggatgggtgCAGCTTTCAATGATCCGCCCCCCTACTACGTGCGCGTTTGTATATGTGCGCTGGTGGACGGACGCTTTTGTTTATGCGCACGATGTTGCCATCCACCGGGTGCAGCGCGTACTACTGTGTGGAAATGGACGTGTTGTGTGTGTGCGCGCAGCGTTTTCGCCTGTTTGTTTAGCGTTCCGCGCAGTCCCGCCTCCGGCTCCGGGTTCTGGATTGGATCGCTCTCCCTCTCACGCTGTTGCGTATGGGAGGGCAGGAGCGAGAGGAGGAGGGCGACGTCTTGGGGCGATTAAATTAGCGGAGGCTGCGATGGCGACGCCCTCCGTAACCGATCTGGCCAATCATGTCCGCGGCCTTGCCTCCCGCCCCATGTACACACATGGCGCATCTTTTCCCTTTGTTTTGTGCATGTGCGGAGCCGGAGCGAGATGATGATGATGTACTTTGCCGCCTGCTTGCCTGATCCAGCGAGCCGCCCGTGATCATGTACGTAGCAGGTGTCGGGTTCGCTAAATTCGGTACCGATCCAACTGGAGCATCAGATTCTACTTGGACGGCCAGGATACGTCGATGCACACTACCGCTCTGTGCATGTTTTTCAGTTTTTGACCCGTAGCGCAAGCGGAGTGTTCTGAGTACTGCTTGCTACATCGATCGATCATACTCCATGCGCCATGCAGTTGCTCTGGTGAACACACTATTTCGTGTCGAATCATTACAGACCCTGTAGAACTGGCTACTTTTGCAAGTACTAGCACGTCTGCAAGCGTACGCGCAAAAACCGATTACTGTCGTACGTATGCAGGCACGTAGTTGGTCGAAGGTGAATGGCGAGATCCATCCATCAGATCAGATGGTGCCAAGGTTCATCCATCCATCAATTAATGATCCATGTGAGTCGCTGGGAAACTGCACTGCGGCTACTTGTTAATTCCATCTTACACTGTCAGTACTCCACGGTATCTTTACACGGACTCTGCCTGACAGAAAAAGCTTGTTAATTTTGGCGTGGGTATTGTATTGCTGCTTTGGCAGTACATATAGCTAACTAATGCATACAGCCTGCCAAAAGAAAAATCAGAGTACAACACAAGATCGATGCAAGATAATACTACTGGGAAGTGGTCCCGGCGTTCAGCGCCATCGAGCTGGTGCTTGGGTTCCCATGCCAGCGAAATGCGTTCCCACGTGCACTTTTTTCTCTCTCTCGGCGACACTAATATGTGATTTTGACGTGCTCCAACTCAAGTCTGTTCCCTCTCGTCCATATGATGGCATCTAGATTCTAGAAGCCTTATTTTGCCGGCCTCTTCTCATTTTCAGGCTTCCCGGTCCTGACCCCGACCATACAATACTCTTTTCGTGCCTTTAACCGAAGTGTGCCCTTTTCTTGTTTCATCCGTGATCGTTCATTTTCTCGATTCCTACTAATTTGCTCCATGAAGCTTTTTCTTTTCGGGTGAAAAAATTACTCCATGCGATCCAAAAAGGAAGCCATGACACCTTTTTTTTGGATCGGAGAGAGTATTGCACGTTCGATTAAGCAAACAGAATTTTAAAAATAGTAAAAAAATCAATAAAAAAGTGGAACTCTTTTGCGACAAGTATAGTCTAGCATAATTCTCATGTTTATATTATTTGGACAAAATGAGCTATGTCGTATTTTGAGCGAAAAAAACAAAAGTGCAGCTACAAAAACCGTGAACAGTAGTGTTTATATAGTGTTAATTATGTTGTATTTTGCTCAAAATATGTTGTGAATCATTTTCATTTTTTTCCCGAAACTTCTAACATGAGTATTATCTAGACCATCTTTCTTGCCACAAAGCTTCAAAACTATTTGATTATTTTTCTTAAAAGAATATCAATTCAGGTGCCCCTAGACCTAAGTTCCATGGTGTATTTTTTGGTAATAATGTCCTTCAATCTGCCAGCTTCTGTTCTAATGCACTTGGAGGACCTGAACCAATCCACGTGATGGTTCTACCCTCTAATTTACCAAAGTTGCTAAACAATCGCTAACATTATTTTCAGTTCGCCTTACATGAGTAGTACAAGTTTCATAAAGAGAGGGAAGATGTTTAATTTCCTAGGCCAGAGAGGAGTGTACTGATCTATCCAGATCTCGTGCCTGGATCAACTATACTGCAACGAGCGAGTCCATCTCAACTGCAATAGAAGAATCACACCTCTATAATGCTAAATACAATTCCTCCATAGCCGCACACAACTCTGCCTCAAGAGCATCCCGACACGAGAAAAGTTGTGTGGGAAGAAGAAGAAACACCCTTGAAATCTGAATCGTGTCGGCTCCAGCAAGTCCATCAGCGGAGTAAGATCCATCAACATTCCTTTTCATCCATCCCTCGCTTGGTGCATCCATCTGGCTAGGTTATCAGAGATTCTATCATGAGAAACTGGCCTCATTATTTCATGTGTGGGCTTAGATAAGTGGTCATAATATACCACCGTCTTCCCATTTGTAGGATCGGCCTTCGAGTTTAACTTCACAACGATCAACGAATGAAGGTAGCTACATAGAAATCTTTGTGAAATGTCAAGTGGTGGAGGCTCCTTATGGTGCACTACCTCATTCCATATATGCGAGCAACACCACTGATTCATAAGTAACATGCAACGATCATTCTCGGTCACGGGGTCCAAGGCATGCAATAGCCACTCTATGTTAATGCTCTTCGCCTTGGCAAGGACCAGCAACCTCCAGACCTCTGCCATTTTCGAACACAAAGATAGAACCAAAGGGCATCGACACAAGGCATGAAAGCAATCCTCTGGTTCACGGCACAAACTGGGCATATGCTTGAAACCTCAAGATCATCCTTATGCTTATTCTACCAAGTAGCCAAAGAATTGGTGGTTGCTCGCCAAGCAAAGTTGCGGACAGTGGGGGGCACGTTTATAGTCCAAATAATTTTCCAGTAAGATCGGCAagctgtaagggcatatttatcccttagttgttttggtgattgatgacaattgcttttgcggactaatcgtgtgcgttgaatATTTCAGACATCTCATCACTACGCACAAGACGATTTGGtacccctcgaagactattgaagacggcgtttctctacgtttctttttgGTGGTTTTGAGttgtaggaaagccgtactattaagagggggtccgctttggaaaggtttgggtggaatcatcacgtacacgtcttCTCCATTTGCACCTCCTTTCCTTTGGCACTTTGGAGCATCCTCTGTCTTTTCTCGTCTATGCATATTG
The Aegilops tauschii subsp. strangulata cultivar AL8/78 chromosome 3, Aet v6.0, whole genome shotgun sequence genome window above contains:
- the LOC109770804 gene encoding probable WRKY transcription factor 65, which produces MSDCSTGTDSPRADSVDEQPPADAESPGGGQSKRDQPSPSSPLPPPKRSRRSVEKRVVSVPIAECGERAKTNGEGPPPPDSWAWRKYGQKPIKGSPYPRGYYRCSSSKGCPARKQVERSRADPTVLLVTYSYDHNHPWPAPKTGCHPNKSSPRLVDPKPEPGTPVECQPEQGPEAPEQEQEEEHEQKPVIGLADPAAITTVTAAAEEEEESFDFGWFDQYPTWPRTALYVPAFDVAPPPEDWERELQGEDALFAGLGELPECAIVFGRRRELALAATAPCS